GCGGCACCACGCTCTCGACCTCGGCGTATTCCTCCGGCGTGTGGATGCCGCCACCCACGATGCCGAAGCCGTCGAGCACCGGCACGCCCACGCCCGCCACCAGGCTCGCGTCGGCCGCGCCGCCGCTGCTCTCGATGGTGAGCTTCTTGCCGATCTCGGCGTAGATGTCCTCGGCCATCGCGACCAGCTTGTCCGACGCAGGCGAACGCGGCATCGGCGGCAGGCCGCGCACGAGGCGCACGCGCACTTCGGTGTCGGGGATCAGCTTGTTCTGCGAGATGCGGATGAGGTCCTTCTCGACGCGGTCGAACTCGTCGGGCGTGGCCACGCGCACATCGCCCTTGGCGCTCGCGCTCGCGGGAATCACGTTGGTCGCGCCGTTGGCCGTGAGCACGGTGAAGTTGACCGTGGTCTTCTTTGCCGCGTCCGCGGTCTTGGACAGCTGCAGCACCTGGTGCGCCACTTCCATCGCGGCGTTGCGGCCGGTTTCGGGCGCGACGCCCGCGTGCGCAGCCAGGCCCTTCACCTCGACGAGCGCCGTGGCCGAACCCTTGCGCTCCACCACGAGGCCGTCGGCCGGGCGGCCCGGCTCCAGGTTCAGCGCCACGTCGTGCTGCTTGGCCACGCGCTCGATGAGCGCGGTGGTGCCGACCGAGCCCATCTCCTCGTTCGTGTCGATCAGGAAGGTGATCTGGCCGTAGTCCTTGAAGCCGATCTTCTGCAGCACCTTCAGCGCCTGCAGCCCGGCGACGACGCCGCCCTTGTTGTCCATCACGCCAGGGCCGTAGGCGCGGCCGTCCTTGATATAGAACGGCTTGGCCGCGGCGGTGCCGTCCTTGAACACGGTGTCGATGTGGGCAAGGATCAGGATCTTCTTCTTGCCCTGCCCCGTCAGCGTGGCGACCACGTTGCTGCCGGGGTGCGGATCGGCCGGAAAGGTCTCGATGCGCGCGCCGAGCTGGCGCAGCTCCTCGACGGCGATCTCGCGGACCTTGGCGAGCCCGTCGGTGACGGTCGAGCCGGAGTCGATGTTGACCATGCGCTCCAGCAGCTTGAGCGCTTCGTCCTTCTGCTGCGTGGCCGCGTCGAGCGCGCCCTGATGCGGCTTCTGGGCCATGGCATTGCCGGCCAGCAGTGCGCAGGCGAGCACCACGCCGTGGCAGGCGATGCGCAGCGGCGCGCGGTTCTTGGTGAGGGATGGGCGCTTGGAAAAAGTCATAGGGTCCGTTTCTGTTGTTCGTTCGATGTGCGGCATCAGCCCGGCACGAAAAAGAAAAGCCTGCTCCACGCGGGCGGAGCAGGCTATCACCCGCGTTCCGCGCGGGTCAAGCGAACGAAGTACGGACCGGCCCCTAGCAGCAACGCCCTTTGCCCGCCCCGTACCGCGCCTCCAGCCGCTCGCGGAAGAAGGCCTCGTAGCTCATCGGCGGCCGGTCCGGATGGGTGGCCGCCATGTGGGTCAGGTAGGCGTCGTAGTCGGGCAGGCCGACCATCAGCCGCAGCGACTGCTTGAGCGAACGGGCGAAGTAGCGGCCGGCTTCGGGCAGTGCGAGGGCCATGGCCGTGCTTTCAGTGCGCCACGGCAGCCGACGCGCCAGCGGGCTCGAACGGCGTCTCCTGCGTGGTCGGCCGGTTGGCCGCGCGCGCGGCGAGGCAGGCCTTGATGCTGTAGACCAGCACGCTCAGCACCACGAACATGAAGAGCGCGCACAGTGCCGCATCGAGCCGGTCGTTGAAGACGATGCGCGACATCGCCTCGGGCGTCTTCGCCGGCGCCACCAGCACGCCGTTGGCCAGGCCTTCGGTGTACTTCGCGGCATGCGAGAGGAAGCCGATCTTCGGGTCGGCCGAGAAGATCTTCTGCCAGCCTGCCGTGAGCGTGCAGGCCAACAGCCACACGGCTGGTGCGATGGCCACCCACGCATAGCGCTCGCGCTTCATGCGGAACAGCACCACCACGCCGAGCAGCAGCGCGACGGCGGCGAGCATCTGGTTGGAGATGCCGAAGAGCGGCCACAACGTGTTGATGCCGCCCAGCGGATCGACCACGCCCTGGTAGAGGAAGTAGCCCCAGGCCGCGACGCACAGCGCCGTTGCAACCAGGTTCGCCGGCAGCGAATCGGTGCGCTTGAGCGCGGGCACGAAGCTGCCCAGCAAGTCCTGCAGCATGAAGCGGCCCGCGCGCGTGCCGGCGTCCACCGCCGTGAGGATGAACAGCGCCTCGAACAAAATCGCGAAGTGGTACCAGAAGGCCATCATGGCCTGCCCGCCGATCACCTGGTGGAGGATGTGGGCCATGCCCACGGCCAGCGTCGGCGCGCCGCCGGCGCGGCCGAGGATGGTGGTCTCGCCCACGTCCTTGGCGGTCTGCAGCAGCATCTCTGGCGTGATCACGAAGCCCCAGCTCGAGATGGTCTGCGCGGCCTGCTGCGCGGTGCTGCCGACCAGCGCGGCCGGGCTGTTCATCGCGAAGTAGATGCCCGGCTCGATGCACGAAGCCGCCACCAGCGCCATCACCGCGACGAACGATTCGGCCAGCATGCCGCCGTAGCCGATGAAGCGCGCATGGCGCTCGTTGTCCAGCATCTTGGGCGTGGTGCCCGAGGAGATCAGCGCATGGAAGCCCGACACCGCGCCGCACGCGATGGTGATGAAGAGGAACGGGAACAAGCTGCCCGACCACACCGGCCCGTTGCCCTGCGCGAACTGTGTGATGGCCGGCATCTGCAGCGTCGGCATCACGAACACGATGCCGATGGCCAGCGCGATGATCGTGCCGATCTTCAGGAAGGTCGAGAGGTAGTCGCGCGGCGCCAGCAGCAGCCACACCGGCAGGCTCGCGGCGATGAAGCCGTAGCCCACGAGCATCCAGGTGAGCGCCTTGCCGTCGAAGGTGAAGAGCGGTGCCCATTCGGCGCTCTGGCTCACGGCCTGGCCGCCGAAGATGGCGAGCATGAGCAGCACGAAGCCGATCAGCGAGACCTCGCCGATGCGGCCCGGGCGAATGAACCGCAGGTACACGCCCATGAAGAGCGCCACCGGAATCGTCGCGGCCACCGTGAAGGTGCCCCACGGCGATTCGGCCAGCGCCTTCACCACGATCAGCGCCAGCACCGCGAGGATGATGATCATGATCATGAAGGTGCCGAAGAGCGCGATCATCCCGGGCACCACGCCCATCTCCTGCTTGACGAGGTCGCCCAGCGAGCGGCCGTCGCGCCGCGTGGAGATGAAGAGAATGATGAAGTCCTGCACGGCCCCCGCGAACACCACGCCCGCCAGGATCCACAAGAGGCCGGGCAGGTAGCCCATCTGCGCCGCCAGCACCGGGCCCACCAGCGGACCCGCACCCGCGATGGCCGCGAAGTGGTGGCCGAACAGCACGTTCTTGTCGGTCGGCACGTAGTCCAGTCCGTCGTTGTGGCGGTGCGCGGGCGTCTTGCGGTTGCCATCGAGCCCCAGCACCTTGTCGGCGATGAAAAGGCTGTAGTAGCGGTAGGCGATCAGGTAGGTGCAGATCGCGGCGGCCACCACCCAGAGGGCGTTGACGCTTTCACCACGGGTCAGGGCCACGGTGCCGAGCGCGAATGCGCCGACCACGGCCACGACCAGCCACACCAGGTGGCGGCGGAGGGTTTGCATGCGGATGTCTCCTCGATATTGGAACCGGGGAGTTTTGCCGCATGGAGCCTCGCTGCCATCCGTCAGACCGCGTGGGGCGCCCGCGTGGCTTTGCTTAATGGAAAACCCTGAATCAGGGCCGCCGCGCCTGCGTCGGCTGGCGCGACCAATAGACGCCATCGAGCCGGTCGAGCCGCACCTCGCCGCCGGTCGACGGCGCATGCACGAAGCGCCCGTCGCCGACGTAGATGCCCGCGTGCGACGGCGTAGCATTGCCGAAGAGCACGAGGTCGCCGGAACGGATCTCGGACATCGCCACAGGCTGGCCGAACGAAGCCATGCGCGCCACCGTGCGCGGCGGCACCTTCCCCAGGCTGCTGCGGTACACATAGCCGATGAGCCCGCTGCAGTCGAAGCCGCCGTCGGGCGTGTTGCCGCCATAGCGGTACGGCGTGCCGACGAGGCCCAGCGCGTGGATCGTGATGCTGTTGGACTGCTCGGTCGTCAGCGGCGGGATGTTGGAGACGGTAGATGGTCTCTGCGACACGGGTGGGCTCGCACAGCCCGCCATCAGCAGGAAGACGCCCATCGAAAGCAGGCGGAACAGCGGCACGCGGGAACGTTGCGTTGGCACGGTGGTGTCGGGCATGGGGTGGCGGCGGGTCTTGTGGACGTGCACCGACTTTACCGATGCCCGCCGATCACCCGGCCCGCTCGACCCACTGGGCGCGCCAGGCGGGCGCATCGAAGGGATCGGCAAAGTACTGCGTCTCGCGCGCCACCTTGCCATCCCGGAACTCCATGATGCTCACGGTGAAGGCGCTCTTGCCTTCGTAGTCGATCGCATATTCGGTGATCCAGAGATCGCCCTCCCCGACGATCCGCCGGACCGCGAACCCCGATGGCTTGCCGGGGTGAT
This region of Variovorax sp. RKNM96 genomic DNA includes:
- a CDS encoding C40 family peptidase, whose amino-acid sequence is MPDTTVPTQRSRVPLFRLLSMGVFLLMAGCASPPVSQRPSTVSNIPPLTTEQSNSITIHALGLVGTPYRYGGNTPDGGFDCSGLIGYVYRSSLGKVPPRTVARMASFGQPVAMSEIRSGDLVLFGNATPSHAGIYVGDGRFVHAPSTGGEVRLDRLDGVYWSRQPTQARRP
- a CDS encoding nuclear transport factor 2 family protein, with amino-acid sequence MTQAQDIRAAIDRHWAASAAGDQVAEHEIYHDDAVCAYPQSGEVIHGRHNLQALRSHHPGKPSGFAVRRIVGEGDLWITEYAIDYEGKSAFTVSIMEFRDGKVARETQYFADPFDAPAWRAQWVERAG
- a CDS encoding glutamate carboxypeptidase gives rise to the protein MTFSKRPSLTKNRAPLRIACHGVVLACALLAGNAMAQKPHQGALDAATQQKDEALKLLERMVNIDSGSTVTDGLAKVREIAVEELRQLGARIETFPADPHPGSNVVATLTGQGKKKILILAHIDTVFKDGTAAAKPFYIKDGRAYGPGVMDNKGGVVAGLQALKVLQKIGFKDYGQITFLIDTNEEMGSVGTTALIERVAKQHDVALNLEPGRPADGLVVERKGSATALVEVKGLAAHAGVAPETGRNAAMEVAHQVLQLSKTADAAKKTTVNFTVLTANGATNVIPASASAKGDVRVATPDEFDRVEKDLIRISQNKLIPDTEVRVRLVRGLPPMPRSPASDKLVAMAEDIYAEIGKKLTIESSGGAADASLVAGVGVPVLDGFGIVGGGIHTPEEYAEVESVVPRVYLLSRMLMDLSAN
- a CDS encoding carbon starvation CstA family protein, with amino-acid sequence MQTLRRHLVWLVVAVVGAFALGTVALTRGESVNALWVVAAAICTYLIAYRYYSLFIADKVLGLDGNRKTPAHRHNDGLDYVPTDKNVLFGHHFAAIAGAGPLVGPVLAAQMGYLPGLLWILAGVVFAGAVQDFIILFISTRRDGRSLGDLVKQEMGVVPGMIALFGTFMIMIIILAVLALIVVKALAESPWGTFTVAATIPVALFMGVYLRFIRPGRIGEVSLIGFVLLMLAIFGGQAVSQSAEWAPLFTFDGKALTWMLVGYGFIAASLPVWLLLAPRDYLSTFLKIGTIIALAIGIVFVMPTLQMPAITQFAQGNGPVWSGSLFPFLFITIACGAVSGFHALISSGTTPKMLDNERHARFIGYGGMLAESFVAVMALVAASCIEPGIYFAMNSPAALVGSTAQQAAQTISSWGFVITPEMLLQTAKDVGETTILGRAGGAPTLAVGMAHILHQVIGGQAMMAFWYHFAILFEALFILTAVDAGTRAGRFMLQDLLGSFVPALKRTDSLPANLVATALCVAAWGYFLYQGVVDPLGGINTLWPLFGISNQMLAAVALLLGVVVLFRMKRERYAWVAIAPAVWLLACTLTAGWQKIFSADPKIGFLSHAAKYTEGLANGVLVAPAKTPEAMSRIVFNDRLDAALCALFMFVVLSVLVYSIKACLAARAANRPTTQETPFEPAGASAAVAH
- a CDS encoding YbdD/YjiX family protein; protein product: MALALPEAGRYFARSLKQSLRLMVGLPDYDAYLTHMAATHPDRPPMSYEAFFRERLEARYGAGKGRCC